One Ricinus communis isolate WT05 ecotype wild-type chromosome 7, ASM1957865v1, whole genome shotgun sequence genomic region harbors:
- the LOC8262781 gene encoding CLIP-associated protein isoform X1 — translation MEEALELARAKDTKERMAGVERLYQLLEASRKSLSSTETTSLVDCCLDLLKDNNFKVSQGALMALASAAVLSGEHFKLHFNGLVPAVVERLGDAKQPVRDAARRLLLTLMEVSSPTIIVERAGSYAWMHKSWRVREEFARTVTSAIGLFSSTELPLQRAILPPILQMLNDPNPGVREAAILCIEEMYSQAGPQFRDELQRHHLPMSMMKDINARLEKIEPQMRPSDGPTGNFATGEMKPMNLNPKRSSPKAKSTTREVSLFGGESDVTEKPIEPVKVYSEKELIREFEKVASTLVPEKDWSIRIAAMQRIEGLVLGGAADYPCFRGLLKQLVSPLSTQLSDRRSSIVKQACHLLCFLSKELLGDFEGCAEMFIPVLFKLVVITVLVIAESADNCIKTMLRNCKVGRVLLRIADCAKNDRSAILRARCCEYALLILEHWPDAPEIQRSADLYEDMIRCCVADAMSEVRSTARMCYRMFAKTWPERSRRLFSSFDPVIQRIINEEDGGLHRRHASPSLRDRSAQLSFTSQASAPSILPGYGTSAIVAMDRTSSLSSGTSLSSGLLSQTKGLGKGTERSLESVLHASKQKVTAIESMLRGLELSDKQNHSTLRSSSLDLGVDPPSSRDPPFPATVPASNHLTSSLSLESTTTSISKGSNRNGGLVLSDIITQIQASKDSAKLSYQSTAAAESLPAFSSYTAKRASERLHERSSFEENNDIREARRFAHSHTDRQYIDLPYKDVNYRDSHNSHIPNFQRPLLRKHAAGRMSAGRRRSFDDSQLSLGEMSNYVEGPASLADALSEGLSPSSDWNARVAAFNYLRSLLQQGPKGIQEVVQNFEKVMKLFFQHLDDPHHKVAQAALSTLADIIPSCRKPFESYMERILPHVFSRLIDPKELVRQPCSTTLEIVSKTYSVDTLLPALLRSLDEQRSPKAKLAVIEFAITSFNKHAMNSEGSSNTGILKLWLAKLTPLAHDKNTKLKEAAISCIISVYSHFDPTAVLNFILSLSVEEQNSLRRALKQYTPRIEVDLMNFLQSKKERQRSKSSYDPSDVVGTSSEEGYVGLPKKSHFFGRYSAGSIDSESGRKWSSTQESTLITGSIGNAASDETQENLYQNLENITNVEVHSSKTRDLTYLVNSTTPNIVSRVGRLENVDHSLNLEGLSTPCLDNNGLMTSELMVDAESFGQDNDASINMELNQHKPAAVRINSLPDSGPSIPQILHLVCNGNDESPTASKRGALQQLIEASMANEHSVWSKYFNQILTAVLEVLDDAESSIRELALSLIIEMLKNQKDAVEDSIEVVIEKLLHVTKDVVPKVSNEAEHCLSIVLSQYDPFRCLSVVVPLLVTEDEKTLVTCINCLTKLVGRLSQEELMTQLPSFLPALFEAFGNQSADVRKTVVFCLVDIYIMLGKAFLPYLEGLNSTQLRLVTIYANRISQARTVSSHPPPEILK, via the exons ATGGAGGAAGCGTTAGAACTGGCGCGTGCAAAAGACACAAAGGAGAGAATGGCAGGAGTAGAGAGACTGTATCAACTACTAGAAGCATCTAGAAAGAGTTTGAGTTCAACAGAAACGACATCGCTTGTTGATTGCTGTTTGGatcttttaaaagataataattttaaagtatcTCAGGGTGCTTTAATGGCTTTAGCATCTGCTGCTGTTTTGTCTGGTGAACATTTCAAGTTGCATTTCAACGGTCTTGTTCCTGCTGTTGTTGAACGCTTAGGTGATGCTAAACAACCAGTGAGAGATGCTGCTAGACGCCTCTTGTTAACTTTGATGGAG GTATCTTCACCAACAATCATTGTTGAGAGAGCTGGCTCCTATGCCTGGATGCACAAGAGCTGGCGTGTTCGAGAAGAATTTGCTAGGACTGTCACATCAGCCATTGGTCTTTTTTCTTCTACTGAGCTTCCTCTTCAGCGAGCTATACTCCCTCCT ATTTTGCAGATGTTAAATGACCCAAATCCTGGTGTCAGGGAAGCTGCTATCTTGTGCATTGAG GAGATGTATTCGCAGGCAGGGCCTCAGTTTCGCGATGAGCTTCAGCGTCATCACCTTCCTATGTCTATG ATGAAAGATATTAATGCTAGGCTAGAGAAGATTGAACCTCAAATGCGCCCTTCGGATGGACCTACTGGAAATTTTGCTACTGGAGAGATGAAGCCTATGAACCTTAACCCCAAAAGGAGTAGTCCAAAGGCCAAGAGTACCACAAGAGAGGTGTCTCTTTTTGGAG GAGAAAGTGATGTCACAGAGAAACCCATAGAGCCAGTTAAGGTTTACTCAGAAAAAGAGCTAATTAGGGAGTTTGAGAAAGTCGCTTCTACCCTTGTTCCAGAAAAGGATTGGTCTATCCGCATTGCTGCCATGCAGAGAATTGAAGGGCTTGTTTTAGGAG GTGCTGCTGATTACCCATGTTTTCGGGGACTTCTGAAGCAACTTGTTAGCCCCTTAAGCACACAATTATCTGATCGGAGGTCAAGCATAGTGAAGCAG GCTTGCCATCTATTGTGCTTTTTGTCGAAGGAACTCTTGGGCGATTTTGAGGGATGTGCTGAGATGTTTATTCCT GTCCTTTTCAAGCTGGTTGTGATTACTGTACTTGTAATTGCAGAGTCTGCAGATAACTGCATAAAAACG ATGTTGCGCAACTGCAAAGTTGGCCGTGTGCTTCTTCGCATAGCTGATTGTGCAAAGAATGATCGAAGTGCGATACTTCGGGCAAG ATGCTGTGAATATGCTCTATTGATTCTAGAACACTGGCCTGATGCTCCAGAAATACAAAGGTCGGCTGATCTTTATGAAGATATGATAAGGTGTTGCGTTGCAGATGCTATGAGTGAG GTAAGATCAACTGCAAGAATGTGCTACAGAATGTTTGCAAAAACCTGGCCAGAGCGTTCCCGCCGCTTATTTTCATCTTTTGATCCTGTTATTCAACgg ATTATTAATGAAGAGGATGGGGGCTTGCATAGGCGACATGCTTCTCCTTCTCTCCGAGATAGAAGTGCACAATTGTCATTTACTTCGCAAGCATCTGCTCCTTCAATCTTGCCTGGATATGGAACCTCTGCAATTGTTGCCATGGATAGAACATCAAGCTTGTCCTCTGGGACATCTCTGTCTTCTGGCCTGCTGTCTCAAACAAAGGGACTTGGTAAAGGTACTGAGCGTAGTTTGGAGAGTGTACTGCATGCAAGCAAACAGAAGGTCACTGCGATTGAGAGCATGCTTAGAGGTCTGGAATTATCTGACAAACAGAATCATTCAACTCTGCGGTCGTCTAGTTTGGATCTAG GAGTTGACCCTCCATCATCTCGTGATCCACCATTCCCGGCTACTGTTCCAGCCTCTAATCATCTCACAAGCTCCTTAAGTTTGGAATCAACTACAACTAGCATCAGCAAAGGTAGTAACCGCAATGGTGGCTTGGTGTTATCTGATATTATTACACAAATTCAGGCTTCTAAAGATTCTGCTAAATTATCATATCAAAGTACTGCGGCAGCTGAATCTCTGCCAGCATTTTCATCATACACGGCTAAGAGGGCTTCTGAAAGACTCCACGAAAGAAGTTCCTTTGAAGAGAACAATGACATTAGGGAGGCTAGGCGTTTTGCACATTCACACACTGACAGGCAGTATATTGATTTGCCTTACAAAGATGTAAACTACCGGGATTCTCATAACAGTCACATTCCCAATTTCCAGAGGCCACTTTTACGAAAGCATGCAGCTGGACGAATGTCTGCTGGGAGGAGGAGGAGTTTCGATGACAGCCAACTATCTCTTGGTGAGATGTCAAATTATGTGGAAGGTCCTGCATCTCTCGCTGATGCACTGAGTGAAGGACTTAGTCCAAGTTCTGACTGGAATGCTAGGGTTGCTGCTTTTAATTACCTCCGGTCATTGCTGCAGCAAGGCCCTAAAGGTATTCAGGAAGTAGTCCAGAATTTTGAGAAGGTAATGAAGTTGTTTTTCCAGCACTTAGATGACCCCCACCACAAAGTTGCACAAGCGGCCCTTTCAACACTTGCAGATATTATTCCCTCTTGCCGAAAGCCCTTCGAAAGTTACATGGAAAGGATCTTGCCCCATGTTTTTTCACGTTTAATTGACCCCAAAGAACTAGTCAGGCAACCTTGCTCAACTACTCTGGAAATTGTTAGCAAAACTTATAGTGTTGATACTCTCTTACCCGCATTGCTTCGCTCACTAGATGAACAGCGATCTCCAAAGGCTAAATTGGCTGTTATTGAGTTTGCTATTACTTCCTTTAACAAGCATGCTATGAACTCTGAAGGTTCTAGTAATACAGGCATTCTAAAATTGTGGTTGGCTAAGTTGACTCCACTAGCCCATGACAAAAATACTAAGCTCAAGGAGGCGGCTATTTCATGCATTATTTCAGTTTACTCCCACTTCGATCCAACAGctgttcttaattttattcttagcCTGTCAGTTGAAGAACAGAATTCCTTGAGACGTGCTCTTAAACAGTATACTCCTCGTATTGAAGTGGATCTGATGAACTTTTTGCAAAGTAAGAAAGAGCGACAGCGGTCTAAGTCTTCTTATGACCCTTCTGATGTTGTTGGAACATCTTCAGAGGAAGGATATGTTGGGTTGCCAAAAAAGAGTCATTTCTTTGGAAGGTACTCTGCTGGTTCCATTGACAGTGAAAGTGGCAGGAAGTGGAGTTCTACCCAAGAATCAACCTTGATAACTGGAAGTATTGGTAATGCAGCTTCTGATGAAACTCAGGAGAACTTGTATCAGAATCTTGAGAACATTACTAATGTTGAAGTTCATAGTTCAAAGACTAGGGATTTGACCTATTTGGTCAATTCCACCACACCGAACATAGTATCCCGTGTTGGCCGTCTTGAAAATGTGGACCATAGCTTAAATTTGGAGGGGTTATCTACTCCTTGTCTAGATAACAATGGGCTGATGACTTCTGAACTCATGGTGGATGCTGAAAGCTTTGGGCAAGATAATGATGCTTCAATTAACATGGAACTTAACCAACATAAACCTGCAGCTGTAAGAATCAACTCATTGCCAGATTCAGGTCCTAGCATTCCCCAAATTCTTCACCTG GTTTGCAATGGTAACGATGAGAGTCCTACAGCAAGTAAGCGTGGTGCACTTCAGCAGTTAATTGAAGCATCTATGGCTAATGAACATTCTGTATGGTCTAAA TATTTCAATCAAATTTTGACAGCTGTACTTGAGGTGTTGGATGATGCTGAGTCCTCAATCCGGGAACTTGCTCTTTCATTGATTATTGAAATGCTCAAAAACCAA AAAGATGCGGTGGAAGATTCCATAGAGgttgtaattgagaagttgCTTCACGTTACGAAGGATGTTGTTCCAAAA GTTTCTAATGAAGCTGAGCACTGCTTGAGCATTGTTTTGTCTCAGTATGATCCATTCAGATGTTTGAGT GTAGTTGTTCCTTTATTGGTTACTGAAGATGAGAAAACTCTTGTGACATGCATAAACTGTTTAACAAAG CTTGTGGGCCGGCTCTCGCAGGAGGAACTAATGACTCAGCTACCATCATTCTTGCCTGCCCTTTTTGAAGCTTTTGGAAACCAGAGTGCAGATGTTCGTAAG ACTGTTGTTTTCTGCCTGGTGgatatttatattatgcttGGGAAAGCATTTTTGCCGTACTTGGAGGGGCTTAACAGTACACAGTTGCGGTTGGTAACCATTTATGCCAATCGGATATCGCAGGCCAGAACAG TGTCATCACATCCGCCCCCTGAAATTCTCAAGTGA
- the LOC8262781 gene encoding CLIP-associated protein isoform X2 encodes MEEALELARAKDTKERMAGVERLYQLLEASRKSLSSTETTSLVDCCLDLLKDNNFKVSQGALMALASAAVLSGEHFKLHFNGLVPAVVERLGDAKQPVRDAARRLLLTLMEVSSPTIIVERAGSYAWMHKSWRVREEFARTVTSAIGLFSSTELPLQRAILPPILQMLNDPNPGVREAAILCIEEMYSQAGPQFRDELQRHHLPMSMMKDINARLEKIEPQMRPSDGPTGNFATGEMKPMNLNPKRSSPKAKSTTREVSLFGGESDVTEKPIEPVKVYSEKELIREFEKVASTLVPEKDWSIRIAAMQRIEGLVLGGAADYPCFRGLLKQLVSPLSTQLSDRRSSIVKQACHLLCFLSKELLGDFEGCAEMFIPVLFKLVVITVLVIAESADNCIKTMLRNCKVGRVLLRIADCAKNDRSAILRARCCEYALLILEHWPDAPEIQRSADLYEDMIRCCVADAMSEVRSTARMCYRMFAKTWPERSRRLFSSFDPVIQRIINEEDGGLHRRHASPSLRDRSAQLSFTSQASAPSILPGYGTSAIVAMDRTSSLSSGTSLSSGLLSQTKGLGKGTERSLESVLHASKQKVTAIESMLRGLELSDKQNHSTLRSSSLDLGVDPPSSRDPPFPATVPASNHLTSSLSLESTTTSISKGSNRNGGLVLSDIITQIQASKDSAKLSYQSTAAAESLPAFSSYTAKRASERLHERSSFEENNDIREARRFAHSHTDRQYIDLPYKDVNYRDSHNSHIPNFQRPLLRKHAAGRMSAGRRRSFDDSQLSLGEMSNYVEGPASLADALSEGLSPSSDWNARVAAFNYLRSLLQQGPKGIQEVVQNFEKVMKLFFQHLDDPHHKVAQAALSTLADIIPSCRKPFESYMERILPHVFSRLIDPKELVRQPCSTTLEIVSKTYSVDTLLPALLRSLDEQRSPKAKLAVIEFAITSFNKHAMNSEGSSNTGILKLWLAKLTPLAHDKNTKLKEAAISCIISVYSHFDPTAVLNFILSLSVEEQNSLRRALKQYTPRIEVDLMNFLQSKKERQRSKSSYDPSDVVGTSSEEGYVGLPKKSHFFGRYSAGSIDSESGRKWSSTQESTLITGSIGNAASDETQENLYQNLENITNVEVHSSKTRDLTYLVNSTTPNIVSRVGRLENVDHSLNLEGLSTPCLDNNGLMTSELMVDAESFGQDNDASINMELNQHKPAAVRINSLPDSGPSIPQILHLVCNGNDESPTASKRGALQQLIEASMANEHSVWSKYFNQILTAVLEVLDDAESSIRELALSLIIEMLKNQKDAVEDSIEVVIEKLLHVTKDVVPKVSNEAEHCLSIVLSQYDPFRCLSVVVPLLVTEDEKTLVTCINCLTKLVGRLSQEELMTQLPSFLPALFEAFGNQSADVRKTVVFCLVDIYIMLGKAFLPYLEGLNSTQLRLVTIYANRISQARTGTAIEASHD; translated from the exons ATGGAGGAAGCGTTAGAACTGGCGCGTGCAAAAGACACAAAGGAGAGAATGGCAGGAGTAGAGAGACTGTATCAACTACTAGAAGCATCTAGAAAGAGTTTGAGTTCAACAGAAACGACATCGCTTGTTGATTGCTGTTTGGatcttttaaaagataataattttaaagtatcTCAGGGTGCTTTAATGGCTTTAGCATCTGCTGCTGTTTTGTCTGGTGAACATTTCAAGTTGCATTTCAACGGTCTTGTTCCTGCTGTTGTTGAACGCTTAGGTGATGCTAAACAACCAGTGAGAGATGCTGCTAGACGCCTCTTGTTAACTTTGATGGAG GTATCTTCACCAACAATCATTGTTGAGAGAGCTGGCTCCTATGCCTGGATGCACAAGAGCTGGCGTGTTCGAGAAGAATTTGCTAGGACTGTCACATCAGCCATTGGTCTTTTTTCTTCTACTGAGCTTCCTCTTCAGCGAGCTATACTCCCTCCT ATTTTGCAGATGTTAAATGACCCAAATCCTGGTGTCAGGGAAGCTGCTATCTTGTGCATTGAG GAGATGTATTCGCAGGCAGGGCCTCAGTTTCGCGATGAGCTTCAGCGTCATCACCTTCCTATGTCTATG ATGAAAGATATTAATGCTAGGCTAGAGAAGATTGAACCTCAAATGCGCCCTTCGGATGGACCTACTGGAAATTTTGCTACTGGAGAGATGAAGCCTATGAACCTTAACCCCAAAAGGAGTAGTCCAAAGGCCAAGAGTACCACAAGAGAGGTGTCTCTTTTTGGAG GAGAAAGTGATGTCACAGAGAAACCCATAGAGCCAGTTAAGGTTTACTCAGAAAAAGAGCTAATTAGGGAGTTTGAGAAAGTCGCTTCTACCCTTGTTCCAGAAAAGGATTGGTCTATCCGCATTGCTGCCATGCAGAGAATTGAAGGGCTTGTTTTAGGAG GTGCTGCTGATTACCCATGTTTTCGGGGACTTCTGAAGCAACTTGTTAGCCCCTTAAGCACACAATTATCTGATCGGAGGTCAAGCATAGTGAAGCAG GCTTGCCATCTATTGTGCTTTTTGTCGAAGGAACTCTTGGGCGATTTTGAGGGATGTGCTGAGATGTTTATTCCT GTCCTTTTCAAGCTGGTTGTGATTACTGTACTTGTAATTGCAGAGTCTGCAGATAACTGCATAAAAACG ATGTTGCGCAACTGCAAAGTTGGCCGTGTGCTTCTTCGCATAGCTGATTGTGCAAAGAATGATCGAAGTGCGATACTTCGGGCAAG ATGCTGTGAATATGCTCTATTGATTCTAGAACACTGGCCTGATGCTCCAGAAATACAAAGGTCGGCTGATCTTTATGAAGATATGATAAGGTGTTGCGTTGCAGATGCTATGAGTGAG GTAAGATCAACTGCAAGAATGTGCTACAGAATGTTTGCAAAAACCTGGCCAGAGCGTTCCCGCCGCTTATTTTCATCTTTTGATCCTGTTATTCAACgg ATTATTAATGAAGAGGATGGGGGCTTGCATAGGCGACATGCTTCTCCTTCTCTCCGAGATAGAAGTGCACAATTGTCATTTACTTCGCAAGCATCTGCTCCTTCAATCTTGCCTGGATATGGAACCTCTGCAATTGTTGCCATGGATAGAACATCAAGCTTGTCCTCTGGGACATCTCTGTCTTCTGGCCTGCTGTCTCAAACAAAGGGACTTGGTAAAGGTACTGAGCGTAGTTTGGAGAGTGTACTGCATGCAAGCAAACAGAAGGTCACTGCGATTGAGAGCATGCTTAGAGGTCTGGAATTATCTGACAAACAGAATCATTCAACTCTGCGGTCGTCTAGTTTGGATCTAG GAGTTGACCCTCCATCATCTCGTGATCCACCATTCCCGGCTACTGTTCCAGCCTCTAATCATCTCACAAGCTCCTTAAGTTTGGAATCAACTACAACTAGCATCAGCAAAGGTAGTAACCGCAATGGTGGCTTGGTGTTATCTGATATTATTACACAAATTCAGGCTTCTAAAGATTCTGCTAAATTATCATATCAAAGTACTGCGGCAGCTGAATCTCTGCCAGCATTTTCATCATACACGGCTAAGAGGGCTTCTGAAAGACTCCACGAAAGAAGTTCCTTTGAAGAGAACAATGACATTAGGGAGGCTAGGCGTTTTGCACATTCACACACTGACAGGCAGTATATTGATTTGCCTTACAAAGATGTAAACTACCGGGATTCTCATAACAGTCACATTCCCAATTTCCAGAGGCCACTTTTACGAAAGCATGCAGCTGGACGAATGTCTGCTGGGAGGAGGAGGAGTTTCGATGACAGCCAACTATCTCTTGGTGAGATGTCAAATTATGTGGAAGGTCCTGCATCTCTCGCTGATGCACTGAGTGAAGGACTTAGTCCAAGTTCTGACTGGAATGCTAGGGTTGCTGCTTTTAATTACCTCCGGTCATTGCTGCAGCAAGGCCCTAAAGGTATTCAGGAAGTAGTCCAGAATTTTGAGAAGGTAATGAAGTTGTTTTTCCAGCACTTAGATGACCCCCACCACAAAGTTGCACAAGCGGCCCTTTCAACACTTGCAGATATTATTCCCTCTTGCCGAAAGCCCTTCGAAAGTTACATGGAAAGGATCTTGCCCCATGTTTTTTCACGTTTAATTGACCCCAAAGAACTAGTCAGGCAACCTTGCTCAACTACTCTGGAAATTGTTAGCAAAACTTATAGTGTTGATACTCTCTTACCCGCATTGCTTCGCTCACTAGATGAACAGCGATCTCCAAAGGCTAAATTGGCTGTTATTGAGTTTGCTATTACTTCCTTTAACAAGCATGCTATGAACTCTGAAGGTTCTAGTAATACAGGCATTCTAAAATTGTGGTTGGCTAAGTTGACTCCACTAGCCCATGACAAAAATACTAAGCTCAAGGAGGCGGCTATTTCATGCATTATTTCAGTTTACTCCCACTTCGATCCAACAGctgttcttaattttattcttagcCTGTCAGTTGAAGAACAGAATTCCTTGAGACGTGCTCTTAAACAGTATACTCCTCGTATTGAAGTGGATCTGATGAACTTTTTGCAAAGTAAGAAAGAGCGACAGCGGTCTAAGTCTTCTTATGACCCTTCTGATGTTGTTGGAACATCTTCAGAGGAAGGATATGTTGGGTTGCCAAAAAAGAGTCATTTCTTTGGAAGGTACTCTGCTGGTTCCATTGACAGTGAAAGTGGCAGGAAGTGGAGTTCTACCCAAGAATCAACCTTGATAACTGGAAGTATTGGTAATGCAGCTTCTGATGAAACTCAGGAGAACTTGTATCAGAATCTTGAGAACATTACTAATGTTGAAGTTCATAGTTCAAAGACTAGGGATTTGACCTATTTGGTCAATTCCACCACACCGAACATAGTATCCCGTGTTGGCCGTCTTGAAAATGTGGACCATAGCTTAAATTTGGAGGGGTTATCTACTCCTTGTCTAGATAACAATGGGCTGATGACTTCTGAACTCATGGTGGATGCTGAAAGCTTTGGGCAAGATAATGATGCTTCAATTAACATGGAACTTAACCAACATAAACCTGCAGCTGTAAGAATCAACTCATTGCCAGATTCAGGTCCTAGCATTCCCCAAATTCTTCACCTG GTTTGCAATGGTAACGATGAGAGTCCTACAGCAAGTAAGCGTGGTGCACTTCAGCAGTTAATTGAAGCATCTATGGCTAATGAACATTCTGTATGGTCTAAA TATTTCAATCAAATTTTGACAGCTGTACTTGAGGTGTTGGATGATGCTGAGTCCTCAATCCGGGAACTTGCTCTTTCATTGATTATTGAAATGCTCAAAAACCAA AAAGATGCGGTGGAAGATTCCATAGAGgttgtaattgagaagttgCTTCACGTTACGAAGGATGTTGTTCCAAAA GTTTCTAATGAAGCTGAGCACTGCTTGAGCATTGTTTTGTCTCAGTATGATCCATTCAGATGTTTGAGT GTAGTTGTTCCTTTATTGGTTACTGAAGATGAGAAAACTCTTGTGACATGCATAAACTGTTTAACAAAG CTTGTGGGCCGGCTCTCGCAGGAGGAACTAATGACTCAGCTACCATCATTCTTGCCTGCCCTTTTTGAAGCTTTTGGAAACCAGAGTGCAGATGTTCGTAAG ACTGTTGTTTTCTGCCTGGTGgatatttatattatgcttGGGAAAGCATTTTTGCCGTACTTGGAGGGGCTTAACAGTACACAGTTGCGGTTGGTAACCATTTATGCCAATCGGATATCGCAGGCCAGAACAGGTACTGCAATAGAAGCTAGCCATGATTAG